In Edaphobacter paludis, a single window of DNA contains:
- the dnaJ gene encoding molecular chaperone DnaJ — protein MTKIDFYEVLSVSRDASDQELKTAYRKLAMQYHPDRNPDDPTAEEKFKECSEAYQVLSDPEKRAAYDRYGHAAFNGGGPGAGGNPFGGAQDLGDIFGDLFGEMFNMGGGGRKASRVQRGRDLRYDLTLEFEEAVFGKEKEITIRRMETCIDCKGSGAAKGKAPVTCTQCGGRGQQRFQQGFFSVARTCSVCGGTGTLIVDPCQTCRGETRVQTEHSILVKVPAGVEQDTRIRYQGEGEAGKFAGPAGDLYVVLNVKAHKFFEREGDDLHCVMPISFPQAALGTELEIQTLEGEATIKIPEGTQSGKEFKLRGKGVPHLNSHGKGDLIVEIRVQTPGKLTKQQKELLRQLGETMVVENTPTSRGLFDKMKEIFS, from the coding sequence GTGACGAAGATCGATTTTTATGAAGTGTTGAGTGTTTCGCGGGATGCGAGCGACCAGGAGCTGAAGACGGCTTACCGCAAGCTGGCGATGCAGTATCATCCCGACCGCAATCCGGACGATCCGACGGCTGAGGAGAAGTTCAAAGAGTGCAGCGAGGCTTATCAGGTCCTGAGCGACCCGGAAAAGCGCGCGGCCTATGATCGTTATGGCCATGCCGCGTTCAATGGTGGTGGCCCCGGCGCGGGTGGTAATCCGTTCGGCGGTGCACAGGATCTTGGCGACATCTTCGGCGACTTGTTTGGCGAGATGTTCAACATGGGCGGCGGCGGCCGCAAGGCCTCGCGCGTACAGCGCGGGCGTGACTTGCGCTACGATCTGACGCTGGAGTTCGAAGAGGCGGTCTTCGGCAAGGAGAAGGAGATCACCATCCGCCGCATGGAGACTTGCATCGATTGCAAGGGCTCGGGTGCGGCAAAGGGTAAGGCTCCCGTGACCTGCACGCAGTGCGGCGGGCGCGGTCAACAGCGGTTCCAGCAGGGCTTCTTTTCCGTGGCGCGGACTTGCTCTGTCTGCGGCGGCACAGGAACGCTGATCGTCGATCCCTGCCAGACTTGCCGGGGCGAGACGCGAGTACAGACGGAGCACAGCATTCTGGTCAAGGTTCCCGCTGGCGTGGAGCAGGACACGCGAATTCGCTACCAAGGCGAGGGCGAGGCCGGAAAGTTTGCCGGGCCTGCGGGCGATCTCTACGTCGTGCTGAACGTGAAGGCCCACAAGTTCTTCGAGCGCGAGGGCGACGACCTGCATTGCGTGATGCCGATCTCATTTCCGCAGGCAGCGTTGGGAACCGAGTTGGAGATTCAGACGCTCGAAGGGGAAGCGACCATCAAGATCCCGGAGGGAACGCAGAGTGGCAAAGAGTTCAAGCTACGCGGCAAAGGCGTGCCTCACCTCAATTCTCATGGCAAGGGCGATTTGATCGTCGAGATTCGCGTGCAGACGCCGGGCAAGCTGACCAAGCAGCAGAAGGAGTTGCTGCGGCAATTAGGCGAAACGATGGTGGTGGAGAACACGCCGACTTCGCGCGGACTCTTCGACAAAATGAAAGAGATCTTCAGCTAG
- a CDS encoding RsmE family RNA methyltransferase, with product MTRRRWIADNWTATTASLSGDQAAHLARVLRAEPGQIFDVVAGGFLHRAEVTSVSEDNVLFTLHEELEADAALPLHLLLAVFKFDHMEWAIEKATELGVARITPILARRTEKHLTLAAPKRAERWRRIALEASKQSRRTDIPEIAAPTTLKAALEQEQSAIHILLSETEQATTLSAALAVSRQATGYETVALAIGPEGGWTPEEMALFTTHHWTPVTLGPRILRAETAAIAAIAITSTHLS from the coding sequence ATGACCCGCCGCCGCTGGATCGCCGATAACTGGACCGCCACTACAGCCTCGCTCAGTGGAGATCAGGCCGCCCACCTCGCCCGCGTACTCCGCGCCGAACCCGGCCAGATCTTCGACGTCGTCGCGGGAGGCTTCCTCCACCGCGCTGAAGTGACCAGCGTCTCCGAAGACAATGTCCTGTTCACGCTGCACGAAGAGCTCGAAGCCGACGCCGCGCTTCCGCTCCATCTTTTACTCGCCGTCTTCAAGTTCGACCACATGGAATGGGCCATCGAAAAGGCCACCGAGCTTGGGGTGGCGCGCATCACTCCCATTCTTGCCCGCAGAACCGAAAAGCATCTAACACTTGCCGCCCCGAAGCGCGCCGAGCGCTGGCGACGCATCGCTCTCGAAGCCTCCAAGCAATCCCGCCGTACCGACATCCCCGAGATTGCCGCTCCCACCACTCTGAAGGCCGCTCTCGAACAAGAGCAAAGCGCGATCCACATTCTCCTCTCTGAGACCGAACAGGCCACCACTCTGTCCGCAGCTCTCGCAGTCTCGAGGCAAGCTACGGGTTACGAGACGGTCGCTCTGGCCATAGGGCCCGAGGGCGGCTGGACGCCGGAAGAGATGGCACTTTTCACAACGCATCACTGGACGCCTGTTACGCTTGGCCCTCGTATTCTCCGCGCCGAAACCGCAGCAATCGCCGCGATCGCCATCACCTCAACTCATCTCTCCTAA
- a CDS encoding AI-2E family transporter: MKLATSTPNLTPGEKESRKAVRGHILFSIAVLLALYLAWHLLKELEIIYVSALFAVVFTPLVVRITKLEFRSYRPSRGIAIVILIAGVLVALTIFFTFGLPPVVRDLREFSTELPQRIPEAVARINKLPFAAKFNLDSVIQRAEGALTETASYLFTSLPAWLSHLFDILTAAFLCIYFMLEGEYAYRFFLSLFPYPQRARLDQTLHKAELKVSKWLLGQGLLMLILGVCSTIVFGLLHVRYFLLLGVLMGLFNIIPIAGGIVTMVLVTGVAALDSWSKVAGVLIFYLIYVNIENAYLTPRIMRSSVNLMGLTVLIALLCGTALAGVVGALVAVPTAALVSVLLDEYAVQ, translated from the coding sequence ATGAAGCTGGCCACCTCAACGCCCAACCTTACCCCCGGCGAAAAAGAATCCCGGAAAGCAGTACGCGGCCACATTCTCTTCAGCATTGCCGTCCTGCTCGCGCTCTACCTGGCCTGGCACCTGCTTAAAGAGCTGGAGATTATCTACGTCAGCGCCCTCTTCGCGGTCGTTTTTACGCCCCTCGTCGTTCGCATTACCAAGCTCGAATTTCGCAGCTATCGCCCCTCCCGCGGCATCGCCATCGTCATTCTCATCGCCGGTGTCCTTGTCGCCCTCACTATCTTCTTCACCTTTGGTCTGCCGCCTGTCGTAAGAGACCTCCGCGAGTTCTCGACCGAGCTTCCCCAGCGCATACCCGAAGCCGTTGCACGCATCAACAAACTTCCCTTCGCCGCCAAATTCAATCTCGATTCCGTGATCCAGCGTGCTGAGGGAGCGCTTACCGAAACTGCCAGCTACCTCTTTACCTCTCTGCCCGCCTGGCTTTCGCACCTCTTCGACATCCTCACTGCTGCCTTCCTCTGCATCTATTTCATGCTCGAAGGCGAATACGCCTACCGCTTCTTTCTCTCCCTGTTTCCCTATCCGCAGCGTGCTCGTCTAGACCAAACCCTCCACAAGGCAGAGTTGAAGGTCAGCAAATGGCTCTTAGGGCAAGGTCTGCTCATGCTGATTCTTGGTGTCTGCAGCACCATCGTTTTTGGCCTGCTCCACGTCCGTTACTTCCTCCTCCTCGGAGTCTTGATGGGCCTGTTCAACATCATTCCCATCGCCGGAGGCATCGTCACGATGGTGCTCGTAACCGGCGTAGCGGCACTCGATTCCTGGAGCAAGGTCGCCGGCGTCCTCATCTTCTATCTCATCTATGTCAACATCGAGAACGCCTACCTCACACCGCGCATCATGCGATCCAGCGTCAACCTCATGGGACTGACCGTGCTTATCGCCCTGCTCTGCGGAACCGCTCTGGCTGGCGTCGTAGGAGCCCTCGTTGCCGTTCCCACGGCGGCCTTGGTCAGCGTCCTGCTCGATGAATATGCCGTCCAATAA